The Eptesicus fuscus isolate TK198812 chromosome 16, DD_ASM_mEF_20220401, whole genome shotgun sequence DNA window caggccaggccaagggaccccaccagtgcacaatcggggctggggaggatgtgggaggttggccagccggggagggacctcgggagggctccagggtatgtccagcctgtctcgctcagtcctgatcggccagaccccagcagcaagctaacctgccagctggagcgtctgccccctggtggtcagtgcacatcatagtgactcgtcaaccggttgactgtctaccccctggtggtcaatgcacgtcatagcaagtggttgagcagccttagcatatcattagcatattactctttgattggttgagcggccgactggtcgaccagacacttagcgtattaggcttttattatataggatagtgtatTATATAGAGTTATATACATAACATATGGTCTATTATGTATGATAGAATAGTTACGTATAATATGTATAGTTAttcacatatacatgcacacgcATGACTTGGGCTTCACTCCAGCCTATTGGAAAGTCTCTGCAGGAGAAGCTCAGGTCCTCTCCCAGGTCAAAGCCTCGGGAGTGCGTGGCTGCGTGTCATTCCCTTTTGGCTGCTGACCAGACTTGATAAAGCAGCAGAATAGGTCTGGATAGGGAAGAGGGCTGGGTGCATTCTTCCTTCAGGGACACTTTGCACAGTAAGCCTAGGGAAATAGTCTTCACTCCAGAACTACGCACTGTCCCAATTCTGAGTGCATAGTCCTTCCGTCTCTCTTCTGTTTCTCCATTTCTGATAAAGTCTAGTTACAAGAAAtatttccctcttcccttcacAGTGCATGTCAGTGATAACAGCTGGCACTTGGCCTTTGCTGGGAGATTGGGGGAGGGGCTCCCACCGGCTGGCCAGAGCGGGCGCCTCTGCTCTGCTCAGCTCCAACATAGGTTCGGTGCAGGGAGCATAGGCCCAGGATCGCTACAGGAGGCCAGAAGTCCCAAACTGTTTGTGTGACGCATCCCAACTTTATATTGGGCATAATTCAAAAATGTTTCTAACACTGTGAGTGCTAGAGTTCAAGTCTGCCAGGCAAATTTGGCCACTGGGTGTCTCCTCTGTGACTGCTGACTGCAAGGGCTTTAAGCTGGAGAGTGATGTGGCCAGGGCTGCGCTTAGACAGGTTCTGACTGCAGTAGTGtcaggggggcctggggaggccagAGGCTGGAAGGCCTTCCAGGAGGCTTCTGCTGGCCTTGGCCAGAGAATGTCCACATAAACCCCAGGTGGCGGGAGAGATGGAGAAGAGCAGGGCCATTGGAAGACAGAGGTGCAGGACTGGTTAGATATGAGGATGAGGGGAGTGGGCTATCGAGGATGACCCCACAGGTTTCTAGCCCAGTGATGGAGATAATGAATACAGGAGCAGAagcatgtctttttttaaaatatatatattgattgattgatttcagaaaggaagggagagggagagagagatagaaacattaatgatgagagagaatcattgatcggctgcctcctgcacgccccacactggggatcgaccctgcaaccgcagcatatgcctttgactggaatcgaacctgggacccttcagtccacaggctgacactctacccactgagcaaaaccagctagggccagaagcATGTCTTAAGGTTCTGGACAAGCAGAATAGGTGCCCCTGGGTCAGCCAGCAGACCACACGCCACAGGCCCCACAGGAATATGGGATCTGAAGTCAGGCAAAGGTTAGCTggctttctaaaacacaaatctgCCCAGGATAGTGTCTGCTTAAACACCTTCCCATTGTCTAAACAGAAGGTCAGGCTCCTCCTCCCAGTAAACAAAGTTCTTCGTGATCCCTGCCAACCACGCTGGGCCCTGCTCAACACAAGCCTGCTCTCCAGCTCcgctgagcagctgggagcccgGAGTGAGCCGTGCCTAAAGGCTCTTGCTGGTCCTTGGATGCAGTGCCCTTCTCCATCCCTCTGTATGTTTGGAAAATTCCTACTCCTTTCCACTCCGCATCTCCACTTGGACACCTTTGCTGGCCCTGCCAAGCAGAAGCGGTCCCTCCCTCTTTGTGCCATCCCTGAACTTGGTATGTGCCCTAATGTGTGCGGATTTGCCTGTCTGTAAACTCCCGGAAGGAGAACTTTGCACCAGTTCTCAGCACGCCTCTAGCATATAGGAGATGCTCATTTGATGTTTAAAGAATGAAGAGGTCCCCTCTCCAGGAGGGAAAATGCAAGGCTGTCTGGAGGGATACCTCTCACTTCCCCAGGGATCATCCCGCTCCTGCTCTTCTTACAGCTAAAGAACGAATCCCCGGTGCTGACCttgcctctctcctttctttgcaGCTGGGGTATGGCCGTCAATGTGTACTCCACATCCGTGACCAGTGAGAACCTGAGTCGCCATGATATGCTTGCGTGGGTCAATGACTCCCTGCACCTCAACTATACCAAGATAGAACAGCTCTGTTCAGGTAGGAGGCTGGGGACGAGGGAAGTGGGCCCTGctggagggaaggcgggaggcaAAACAGACACAGCAGAGACTGTAACTTGTAATTAGGGTTAAGGAGGAGAGCTGCAGAGCCCTGACTAGTCAGTGTTTGgatggggaagagcagggggggCACAGGCAAGGGCTGCAGGAGCGGTGGGCAGTGGGAACAGGCAGTGAAGCCAGAGGCTGACAGCAGGAGGTCCAGCCTCGCCACTCTGGGTCCAAACCTCAGCTCTTCTTGTAGTgcaaccctgggcaagtcacacctctctaagcctcagtttccctgtctgtaaaatggagataatgtcACCTATCTCACCAGGATCACTGTTTAGTTTACATAATGTAGTGTTTGCTGTGGTGCTGGCACATAATTGCATCAATAAGTAGTAATTGCTCTTATTCTTGGAACGCTGGGGGATTCTGGCGGTGTCTGTCCTGCGAGTAGGACTGGCCACGCCCCAGAACAAGGAGGAAATGAGGAGCTGGGAGTTTGGGGGAGCCGGCCGGCAGAGGGGCTGGCTGAGGGAGAGCAGGCAGCCTAGGCAGGGCAGCGGTCTGGACCCCGCGGTCAGCCCTGCTCCTCCTCAGGGGCGGCCTACTGCCAGTTCATGGACATGCTCTTCCCCGGCTGCGTGCACTTGAGGAAGGTGAAGTTCCAGGCCAAGCTAGAGCACGAGTACATCCAGAACTTCAAGGTGCTGCAAGCAGCTTTCAAGAAGATGGGTGTTGACAAAGTAGGTGCCTGTGCTCCCGGGGGCCCcgaggagctgtgtgaccttggggaagaaGACGGCCCCCCAACAGGGCCAAGGGCCATTCCCTCTGcgcctctctccacccctctaCTCTCCCAGGGAATGTCCCCCAGCTCAAGGCACAGTGGAAAACCCCACATTCTTCACATCCCTCCTCATGAcattcctgtcccttcctcctctctggaccATATCCATCCATTGAGGCTTGGTACTCCTATTCATTCCTTCCCCAGGGCCCAAGAAAAGGCTCTTGCTCAATCGACTGCCTCGATGGCCCCAGGCCCCTGGttccagcagcccccaccccacatgGAGGCAGCAGCACCGCGgcactccccccccacacacacagtttctCCTGTGCCTGGAGGAAGGCTGTCTCTGGATCCCGGGCCGGCCGGCTGGGCCTGCAGCCCACCCTGTGTCCTGgcaccatgggggggggggggggggcaagtggaggagctggaggggcTGGCTCTCCTGAGAGCAGTGGCCCTCCCAGAGGAAGGCAGCCCTCCATGCAGGTGGCTAAAGTTCTCTGCTTATGTGGTCTGTTTCAGATAATTCCTGTAGAGAAATTAGTGAAAGGAAAATTCCAAgataattttgagtttattcagtGGTTTAAGAAATTCTTTGACGCAAACTATGATGGAAAGGAATACAACCCTCTGCTGGCGCGGCAGGGCCAGGACGTAGCGCCACCTCCTAACCCAGGTGATCAGATCTTCAACAAATCCAAGAAACTCATTGGCACAGCAGGTAACACGCTGGGGGAGGGAGTGcgtggggccgggccagccaggaGTGCCTCCTGGGCCACCGCCCGGCCCTGCCAGCCTCGAGGAGACTGTTATCACGGAGTTCAGATGACGCCGCCTGCTGCCCCCTTAGACCTGGGGAGTcacagcagggaggagagggctccaAAGATGGCCACAAAAGGAGAGCCACTGGCACCAGCCAAGGTGGCAGCTGGcggtgggaggcccaggcccttCCTCCCGTGGCATGAGCTAACAGGTTTGCCTTGAGGTGACGGGGCAGCACGTGGCATGGTTCCTCCTCCAGGTCCGTCCAGGCCAGGGGACTGGTACCAGCGCTACCCATCCTTCTTGCCCCCGCCCACTGGACGCCCGGGGCCGGGACTTTGCCAAGCTTGGTCACATCCCCCCCCATTCCAAAGGCCCATAGTCCTAAGTCCTCAAGAGACAGCCTCTGGAAACAAGGCTTTGTCTGGGTTCtagaggagaagggaagaaagcatAGGGCCTTCGGggacgggaggggagggagagaaaggcagaggagggCCCCAGCCCGCATCTGAACCCGTCATAGCAGAGCCCTCCTGTTTGcgctgcctgggcctggcccactcacctgcttgctttGCATTAGAAGCAGCGGCTCTGCCTAGGGAGCTGCCCCAGCTAGAGAGCGAGAGCCACAGCATGCTTGTCCGGTTTCTTTTCTGTCCTCCCGTCCCGAGACGCTGCGGTCACCCATGTGGAGAGTGGCTCTGGGCTGCCAGGAGAACTAGATCGAGACCCTGCCCCAGCTGCTTTCCCTCGGGCTTCAGCTGTCAGCACAAGAGGCACCAAccctcccagccccacttccCCAGCTCCCTATCCCGGTTTCCCTCCTGTCTCCCGCCGccagctctcctccctccccacacctcaCCTTCCTCAGTTCCCTGTAGTCCCTGCTCTCCCAGGCTTGCAAAGggctgcccagctgctgtggTGTCACGTGTGGCCGTGGCTTGAGATGTAGAGGCCCCTgaatgggagaggagaggagggcagagaaCCTGCCTTTAGCAGGGGCCTGCTGCACACTCGTCACACCAGGCCGTCTCCTGCCACCTGAGCCATGGGCTCACATGGCCCCTCCGATTTTCCTCCTCTGCGCAGTTCCACAGAGGACGTCCCCCACAGGCCCCAAAAACATGCAGACCTCCGGCCGACCGAGCAACGTGGCCCCACCCTGCATCCTCCGGAAGAATCCCCCATCGGCCCGAAATGGTGGCCATGAGACTGATGCCCAGATCCTTGAACTCAAccagcaggtgagtggggtgggcggggcagctGCCTCAGCAGCCAGGCCCGCGGGTGTCAGGGTGGGAAGGGGAGTCTGAGGCGGGACCTCTGGCTTGAACACCACCTTCGCCCACAGCTGTTGGATTTGAAGCTGACAGTGGACGGGCTGGAGAAGGAGCGTGACTTCTACTTCAGCAAACTCCGAGACATCGAGCTCATCTGCCAGGAACACGAAAGCGAGAACAGCCCTGTCATCTCGGGCATCATCGGCATTCTCTATGCCACCGAGGTGAGCTCTGCCTTCACCCGCGAATGTCCCAGGCCCACTGGGCCCTCCCCCATCCCGCCTGCCCTAAGACGGGAGGAGACAGGACCCGCAGGAACATGGAGAACATGGATGGTGGGGACAGCGAGCTGCAGTCACAAGCCCCGGGTCACAGAGCGTTAGCAGGGAAAGGAGGACTAGAACCCTTGCTCCCAAGCTACCTATACAATCCACACTTCCGCCCGCCTGCCTGGCTCACCctggcctctcccttcccccctccaggAAGGCTTTGCACCCCCTGAGGACGATGAGATTGAGGAACACCAACAAGAAGACCAGGACGAGTACTGAGGGCGGCTCCAGCCCTGGCTGactgcacgcccccaccccacgcccaccccacaTTATACTCCTTTCCTAAGAGCGTCGGCCGGGTGCTTGGTGTCAGTGCCGCAGCATTGGGGAGTCAGgcgagggggctggaggggacgGGGCAGATGGGCAGGCAGAGGCCCCGCACTGGCCAGTGGGTGGgacccctgcccactccccacccctatTTATTTCCGTTGTCTCTGCTGTTTCGGCCAACACTTCCCAGGgtgctgcgccccccgcccccgccagccgcctgctcccctgacagccagcAGCTGTATATTTGACAAAGTCATTGGTATATTTTTACTTACTGGATTTTCCTTGCACTTTACCTGTTCTTTCCCCAGGGCTCACAGCACGGGCTCCAGGGCAGTGTGCCTGGCTTGGCTCCCTTCCCCATTGCCGGGCCATGGCAGGACTCaccattcttatttattttgtcttttggcTCCCCAGGAGTTGAGGGGAAGGCTGATgtcaggagagggaagagagggactAAGGAGAGGGTGCCTTAGGCCTCGGTGGTcagggagcgggaggggagcCTGCGAGGGATGAAAATGATCTCCTGGCACCAGACTCACCCACCCtgggccccttccccccagccccaaAGCCCAACACTGCCCcgaggcccccagccactccctccGCAGCCTGTTCATACCACACAGACTCTGCCCTGACCCTCCTGTACGTCtgcctcccatccacccacctcccccacccctgcctccttgGGCCACCCAGCCTGTGTATGTgttcacttttatttaaataaacttgtGTGGTAAAAGTCCATGCTGTGTCTCCCTCAACTGAGCTACAGCCTGGGTCTCAAAGCTTGGCTCCCCCTGAGCGCTCCCCTCCCAGAGCCATGGCCTGAGCACACCACCACGGTGGCCTTCCCTCATGTCTGCACACCACCGCTGGCGCCTGGCCTCAGAGCCCCGCTCTGACCCAGCCCCCATCTCCCAACACTGATGCCAGGGCTCTAAGACATAGATGCCTACCCCCAATCCCTGAGGAAGAACAAGGTTTGGAGCCATGGTGGTGAGGATAGGCAGCCCAgtaaaggggtggggtggggacgggggggggggggggggggtaacagTGTGGCCTGGCCAAGGGGCCAGTTAGACTTCATATTGTCCCCCACCCTTTGTCAAGGCTCACGCACCTCAGAACAGTGATCCAGCCGGGAACAAGGGCTCATCTGACAGACAGCTGAGTGGGTTACAAAGAGTAAGCAACTCTGAGCACTGAAGTCCCGAGGACAGCAGTGCGCATGTGGTTCCTTCTGTAGAACAAGGTCTCATGGGAACCACGATCAAGAAGCTTTCACATCATccacacagccctgcctgcctggtgtgTGTCCCGGCAAAGGGCCATACCAACCAATGTCCTGGAAGTCTAACAAGCGCTACCAGGCCCATTCAAATGAAGCCTTGCCGTCATGGAGACCAGCACCTTCATTTACCGATGAGGGGACCAAGGCCCACATGAGACATGACTCACTCAAGGTGGTAAAAACCTGGACTAGAATTCACACCTCCAGATTCATGGTTGAGTACTCATCCCCAAAGACCACGGAGGTATTGCCCCCAGAATGTTCCTCTAGGTTCAGGCTAGTCCCGGGAGCTGTTGCCTCACCATCCTGAGAGTGACCGAGATACAGCTGGGGCTGTTTCTTCTGTGGCCCTGCTCCATGACCCTTCTTCCAGAGGACCCCCATTTCTCTAATGGCTCCAGATAGAAGCCTGAGATAAGCAACTCTTGCCTGCTCATTCCTCATGCACTTCTCCTCCTTTTGACTCCCACCCCACATACAGACACTTCTGgctttattttatctctttttctcctctAACAAGTTCATTGcctgcttttattgatttttttt harbors:
- the MAPRE3 gene encoding microtubule-associated protein RP/EB family member 3 isoform X1 codes for the protein MAVNVYSTSVTSENLSRHDMLAWVNDSLHLNYTKIEQLCSGAAYCQFMDMLFPGCVHLRKVKFQAKLEHEYIQNFKVLQAAFKKMGVDKIIPVEKLVKGKFQDNFEFIQWFKKFFDANYDGKEYNPLLARQGQDVAPPPNPGDQIFNKSKKLIGTAVPQRTSPTGPKNMQTSGRPSNVAPPCILRKNPPSARNGGHETDAQILELNQQLLDLKLTVDGLEKERDFYFSKLRDIELICQEHESENSPVISGIIGILYATEEGFAPPEDDEIEEHQQEDQDEY
- the MAPRE3 gene encoding microtubule-associated protein RP/EB family member 3 isoform X2; this encodes MAVNVYSTSVTSENLSRHDMLAWVNDSLHLNYTKIEQLCSGAAYCQFMDMLFPGCVHLRKVKFQAKLEHEYIQNFKVLQAAFKKMGVDKIIPVEKLVKGKFQDNFEFIQWFKKFFDANYDGKEYNPLLARQGQDVAPPPNPVPQRTSPTGPKNMQTSGRPSNVAPPCILRKNPPSARNGGHETDAQILELNQQLLDLKLTVDGLEKERDFYFSKLRDIELICQEHESENSPVISGIIGILYATEEGFAPPEDDEIEEHQQEDQDEY